In Dromaius novaehollandiae isolate bDroNov1 chromosome 14, bDroNov1.hap1, whole genome shotgun sequence, a genomic segment contains:
- the PSMG3 gene encoding proteasome assembly chaperone 3 isoform X2: MAASPVVTSRQRAAVVRGVPTEVVCTAFSNAVLVVATQYGKMGTLVYLDPGRAGGGLSRPALATRVLLGQDEVKTRAPAPGRPGSWVLVAHGAAECPSSMFVPKTWWRLCLKKLGTNLFFSPWL, from the exons ATGGCGGCGAGCCCGGTGGTGACGTCGAGGCAGCGGGCGGCCGTGGTGCGGGGCGTCCCCACGGAGGTGGTGTGCACGGCCTTCTCCAACGCCGTCCTCGTCGTGGCGACGCAGTACGGCAAGATGGGCACGCTCGTCTACCTGgaccccggccgcgccggcggtGGCCTCAGCCGGCCCGCGCTGGCCACCAGAGTGCTGCTGGGCCAGGACGAGGTAAAGAcccgcgcgccggccccggggcggccgggctcctgggtgctggtggCCCACGGCGCTGCAGAATG CCCCTCGTCCATGTTTGTGCCAAAAACCTGGTGGCGTTTGTGTCTCAAGAAGCTGGGAACAAACCTGTTCTTCTCGCCATGGCTTTAA
- the MAFK gene encoding transcription factor MafK, translated as MTTNPKPNKALKVKEESGENAPVLSDDELVSMSVRELNQHLRGLTKEEVIRLKQRRRTLKNRGYAASCRIKRVTQKEELERQRVELQQEVEKLARENSSMKLELDALRSKYEALQTFARTVARGPITPTKVATTSVITIVKSAEISSSSVPFSAAS; from the coding sequence GTAAAGGAGGAGTCAGGCGAGAATGCCCCAGTGCTGAGTGATGATGAACTCGTGTCAATGTCCGTACGGGAGCTGAACCAGCACCTGAGGGGTCTCACCAAAGAGGAAGTCATCCGTCTGAAGCAGCGGAGACGCACGCTGAAGAACAGGGGCTACGCTGCCAGCTGCCGCATCAAGCGTGTGACTCAGAAGGAGGAGTTAGAGAGGCAGCGGGTTGAGTTGCAGCAAGAGGTGGAGAAGCTGGccagagaaaacagcagcatgAAGCTAGAGCTGGACGCCTTGCGCTCCAAGTACGAAGCACTCCAGACCTTTGCTCGTACTGTGGCGCGAGGGCCTATTACCCCGACCAAAGTTGCCACCACCAGTGTCATCACCATTGTGAAATCAGCCGAAATCTCATCCAGTTCTGTGCCGTTTTCAGCAGCATCCTAG
- the TMEM184A gene encoding transmembrane protein 184A, which yields MSNTTRALPSPVAPSTAPGLATASSPPMLTVLDASLLVATHNDSQESGQLFLTTTAAQVVSGLFVWSALIITFHQIYMHLRNYTIPKEQRYIIRILFIVPVYAFDSWLSLLLLGSHQYYVYFDSVRDCYEAFVIYSFLSLCFEYLGGESTIMAEIRGKPIASSCFYGTCCLQGMSYSIGFLRFCKQATLQFCIVKPLMAIVTIILQAFGKYHDGDFNVHSGYLYITIIYNFSVSLALYALFLFYFATMDLLRPFEPVLKFITIKAVIFLSFWQGTLLAILEKCGVIPEVQIIDGKEVGAGTVSAGYQNFIICIEMLFASIALRYAFTCQVYREKKENSTANLAPMQSISSGLKETMSPQDIVQDAIHNFSPTYQQYTQQSMQEAERKAPGENGHMASKAEGLSSRKSKNIEKRVLILSDEEL from the exons ATGAGTAACACCACTCGTGCCCTGCCTTCTCCCGTGGCTCCCAGCACGGCTCCCGGGCTGGCCACAGCATCCAGCCCCCCGATGCTCACCGTCCTGGATGCTTCCCTGCTCGTAGCCACCCACAACGATTCCCAGGAGAGCGGGCAGCTCTTCCTGACCACCACGGCGGCGCAGGTCGTCTCCGGCCTCTTCGTGTGGTCGGCGCTGATCATCACCTTCCACCAG ATCTACATGCACCTGAGGAATTACACCATCCCCAAGGAGCAGCGCTACATCATCCGCATCCTCTTCATCGTGCCCGTCTATGCCTTTGACTCCTggctcagcctcctcctccttggGAGCCACCAGTATTATGTGTACTTTGACTCAGTGCGCGACTGCTATGAAG CTTTTGTGATTTATAGTTTCCTGAGCCTGTGCTTCGAGTACCTCGGCGGGGAGAGCACCATCATGGCAGAGATCCGAGGGAAGCCCATTGC GTCCAGCTGCTTTTACGGGACGTGCTGCCTGCAGGGCATGTCCTATTCCATTGGGTTCCTGCGCTTCTGCAAGCAG GCCACACTTCAGTTCTGCATCGTGAAACCCCTCATGGCCATCGTCACCATCATCCTGCAGGCGTTCGGGAAGTACCATGATGGAGACTTCAA TGTCCACAGTGGCTACCTCTACATCACCATCATCTACAACTTCTCTGTCAGCCTGGCGCTTTATGCCCTCTTCCTCTTCTACTTTGCCACCATGGATCTCCTGCGGCCGTTTGAGCCAGTCCTCAAGTTCATCACCATCAAGGCAGTCATCTTCCTCTCCTTCTGGCAAG GGACACTGCTGGCAATCCTGGAGAAATGTGGGGTGATCCCTGAAGTTCAGATTATTGATGGGAAGGAAGTGGGAGCTGGGACAGTGTCTGCTGGCTACCAGAACTTCATCATTTGTATTGAGATGCTTTTTGCCTCCATTGCTCTGCGCTACGCGTTTACTTGTCAGGTGtatagagagaagaaagaaaattcaacag CAAACCTTGCCCCAATGCAGAGCATCTCGAGTGGGCTGAAGGAGACCATGAGCCCCCAGGATATCGTGCAGGATGCGATTCACAACTTCTCGCCCACGTACCAGCAGTATACCCAGCAGTCGATGCAGGAGGCAGAGCGCAAAGCGCCCGGGGAGAACGGGCACATGGCATCCAAGGCAGAGGGACTgagcagcagaaagagcaaaaacATTGAGAAAAGAGTGCTCATCCTGTCAGACGAGGAGCTGTAG